Proteins from a genomic interval of Amphiura filiformis chromosome 9, Afil_fr2py, whole genome shotgun sequence:
- the LOC140160737 gene encoding neuropeptide CCHamide-1 receptor-like: MENCTNVTNATCVDGDSGQGYVLNTRRKVMLSIDILMFIIGFFGNGSVIFITLRHRGLRTVPNLLITNLAFGDLMFIMSVVFINILYPLLPGVHLYMFHFCEFFYFVQFLSLGVSVFTLTALSVDRYTTVAYPMHKQRIARRLTIWTVVIIWFISIAVCCPWFTLINDNSCWFNKSISSAIYLISLMMLMYIAPTIIMIVCYFLTAKRLLHKNASLNLDPRGGNKQQKKRSRLAVIVLVMTIAFILCSTLVYVWFLTAYFSPFNRFVTNQVVKETKSLLNKINSVINPIILYLMSTTYRRYFLQHFCFFLKCSNGKRERGIITQTQPSTNGTDLARQSTRLVNVPLREGMAPIKEEDSRI; encoded by the coding sequence ATGGAAAACTGTACAAATGTGACAAACGCGACATGTGTTGATGGCGATTCGGGACAGGGATACGTGTTAAATACGCGCCGCAAAGTGATGCTTTCTATTGACATATTGATGTTCATTATCGGCTTTTTCGGCAATGGTAGTGTGATCTTCATTACCCTGAGACACAGAGGACTCCGAACAGTTCCAAACCTTTTAATTACCAATTTAGCCTTTGGAGATCTCATGTTCATCATGTCGGTGGTATTTATTAACATTCTGTACCCATTATTGCCTGGAGTACATCTTTATATGTTCCACTTTTGCGAGTTCTTTTACTTCGTGCAATTTTTGTCGCTGGGAGTATCTGTGTTTACTTTAACAGCGTTAAGCGTGGATCGCTACACAACTGTCGCATATCCAATGCACAAACAACGCATCGCAAGACGTCTAACAATATGGACTGTTGTTATTATCTGGTTCATCTCAATTGCCGTATGTTGTCCTTGGTTCACTCTTATTAACGATAATTCATGTTGGTTTAACAAGAGCATTTCGTCAGCGATATATCTCATATCACTAATGATGCTAATGTACATTGCACCCACTATCATTATGATTGTGTGCTATTTTCTTACTGCGAAAAGGTTATTACACAAAAACGCAAGCCTGAACTTGGATCCACGCGGTGGTAATAAGCAACAGAAAAAGCGTTCACGTTTAGCTGTTATTGTCCTTGTAATGACCATAGCATTTATCTTATGTTCGACTCTTGTTTACGTCTGGTTTCTGACGGCTTACTTTTCACCTTTTAACCGATTTGTGACTAATCAAGTGGTAAAAGAGACAAAATCTTTGTTAAATAAGATTAATTCTGTTATTAATCCAATAATTCTATATCTAATGAGTACAACCTACAGACGTTACTTTCTGCAgcatttttgcttttttcttaaaTGTTCTAATGGAAAAAGAGAACGTGGTATTATAACGCAAACACAACCTTCTACAAATGGTACTGATTTAGCGAGACAAAGTACACGACTTGTTAATGTACCACTAAGGGAAGGAATGGCACCGATCAAGGAAGAAGACTCTAGGATATAA